The proteins below are encoded in one region of Glandiceps talaboti chromosome 17, keGlaTala1.1, whole genome shotgun sequence:
- the LOC144448725 gene encoding nitric oxide synthase-interacting protein-like, with protein MSLCCSSGSPTHKCLHRYSGSGVVFLDKMTRHQRNCTAGTVYTYHERKKDTATSGYGTQQGRLGKDSTRNFDCCCLTLQPCRYPVLTPTGWLYDKEAILEYILHQKNEIARQMKEYEKQKKKLGAESEAKNDEKKVNSLKRFAETENSITTKPINPFNNGPAVKKQKVSQTESEPKPGTSKDNGETSNGKDAKELPSFWIPSLTPDAKPTLIKKPDKRVFCPMSKDPLKVKDLIDIEFVAVNDKDDKRHILNKDARYMCAVTHDTLSNSTPCAILKTSRKVITVECLEKLIKKDMIDPISGEKITESDIIKLQRGGTGFASTGVDLEAKKHRPVMMAS; from the exons ATGAGCCTTTGTTGTTCATCCGGAAGTCCCACTCACAAATGTTTACATCGATATTCCGGCAGTGGAGTCGTATTTTTGGATAAAATGACGAGACATCAACGTAATTGTACCGCGGGTACCGTCTATACTTACCATGAAAGGAAGAAAGACACAG CTACATCTGGATATGGTACACAGCAGGGTCGACTTGGGAAAGATTCTACAAGAAACTTTGATTGTTGCTGTTTGACTTTGCAGCCATGTAGATATCCAGTCTTGAC ACCAACTGGATGGTTGTACGACAAAGAAGCTATCCTAGAGTATATCCTCCATCAAAAGAATGAAATTGCCAGACAAATGAAagaatatgaaaaacaaaagaagaagTTGGGG GCAGAGTCTGAAGCTAAGAATGATGAGAAGAAGGTGAACAGTTTGAAGAGATTTGCTGAAACAG AAAACAGCATTACAACCAAACCAATCAATCCATTCAACAACGGTCCTGCAGTCAAGAAACAGAAAGTCAGTCAGACTGAATCTGAACCTAAACCAGGAACCAGCAAAGATAATGGAGAAACCAGTAATGGGAAAGATGCTAAAGAACTGCCAAGTTTTTGGATTCCATCTCTTACTCCTGATGCTAAACCAACATTAATCAAGAAACCA GATAAACGTGTCTTCTGTCCTATGAGTAAGGACCCATTAAAAGTGAAAGACTTGATTGACATTGAGTTTGTAGCCGTCAATGATAAAGATGATAAGAGACATATCCTAAACAAAGATGCAAGGTATATGTGTGCAGTCACCCACGATACATTGTCAAATTCTACTCCATGTGCTATACTAAAAACAAG TCGCAAGGTGATCACTGTTGAATGTTTAGAGAAGTTAATCAAAAAAGATATGATCGATCCAATTTCTGGAGAGAAAATAACAGAATCAGATATTATTAAACTACAAAGG GGCGGTACAGGATTTGCCAGCACAGGTGTTGACTTGGAAGCCAAGAAACACAGACCAGTTATGATGGCTtcataa
- the LOC144448244 gene encoding uncharacterized protein LOC144448244 codes for MSIKLIPNPHGGTAAGHGLGPMMGLPRPMNSGNGKMPPLDGMPMPAMSMMANMMNGKLFQFLQDRDLVVDIARRHRELTFSEETQCKYDKLDPSSPKVTLGMMMIWSDTANQVLREMCPDFPDLKGTPIGVFVIEMLLQKYENDTEVRRHLDFMYEFRSMMQSGNLRTGDKVPDIDLVDLNNEEVHLADLYLHTDKPTVVIASSLS; via the exons ATGTCCATCAAACTTATACCAAACCCGCACGGCGGGACGGCTGCTGGCCATGGCCTAGGACCAATGATGGGCCTACCGAGACCGATGAACAGCGGGAACGGGAAAATGCCACCGCTTGACGGCATGCCAATGCCAGCTATGTCGATGATGGCTAACATGATGAACG GTAaactttttcaatttttacaagACAGGGATCTTGTAGTGGACATCGCCAGACGACACAGAGAACTCACGTTTTCCGAAGAGACTCAGTGTAAATATGATAAACTCGATCCATCCAGCCCAAAGGTTACTCTTGGCATGATGATGATATGGTCCGACACGGCAAACCAAGTCCTTCGTGAAATGTGTCCAGACTTCCCTGATCTCAAAGGGACGCCAATTGGTGTGTTCGTCATTGAAATGTTGCTGCAGAAATACGAAAACGATACAGAG GTTCGACGTCATCTTGATTTTATGTATGAGTTTAGATCTATGATGCAATCTGGAAACTTAAGGACAGGAGACAAGGTACCAGATATCGATTTGGTTGATCTGAACAATGAAGAAGTCCATCTGGCAGATCTGTATTTACATACAGATAAACCAACAGTGGTTATTGCTTCTTCACTTAGCTGA